In Anopheles gambiae chromosome 2, idAnoGambNW_F1_1, whole genome shotgun sequence, a single window of DNA contains:
- the LOC133392159 gene encoding uncharacterized protein LOC133392159, protein MLQSLLRLLTIFAVILTVTAQERWSWSGGGNNDNSNNAKNDADRYNVRSDVLEFQGTGSQAAASNEKRNTLAVRKGRYEVKEITTKRPSFSRPQNDEFSGEFGDGNQSNDFGFNQKFGGGGLINGQFGPNPYGINLGQQGGVGGFPFQGGNALGGAGFYPGQPHLGGGYGGLGHGSSGNGILVGPGGPTGIIGRPYHRFPYGGAGYYPGGNGYPYGGGFGNPTFNGHPGGFFSPGGYPSGGYFPQPFGVGGIGPRPFGSFPGGSQFGPQFDQTRQASKKVEKKSV, encoded by the exons ATGCTACAAT cATTACTTCGGCTACTGACGATATTTGCGGTAATCCTTACGGTGACCGCCCAGGAGCGATGGTCATGGTCAGGAGGGGGAAATAACGACAATAGCAATAATGCCAAAAACGATGCTGATCGATACAACGTGCGTAGCGATGTGTTGGAATTCCAAGGCACTGGGtcacaagcagcagcatcaaatgAAAAACGGAATACTTTGGCAGTTAG AAAAGGCCGATACGAGGTAAAAGAAATAACTACGAAAAGGCCATCATTCTCAAGGCCACAAAATGATGAGTTTTCTGGCGAATTTGGAGATGGAAATCAATCTAATGATTTTGG ATTCAATCAAAAGTTCGGTGGGGGAGGACTTATTAACGGACAATTTGGGCCGAACCCGTACGGAATTAACCTTGGCCAACAGGGTGGTGTAGGAGGATTCCCGTTCCAGGGTGGTAATGCATTAGGAGGTGCAGGATTTTACCCGGGTCAACCACACTTAGGCGGAGGGTATGGCGGTTTGGGACACGGTTCCAGTGGTAATGGAATTCTCGTGGGCCCTGGAGGCCCGACCGGCATTATAGGCCGTCCGTATCACCGGTTTCCGTACGGCGGTGCCGGATACTATCCTGGAGGGAACGGATATCCCTATGGAGGAGGATTCGGAAATCCGACGTTCAATGGACATCCGGGTGGATTCTTCTCGCCCGGTGGCTATCCCTCGGGAGGCTATTTTCCTCAGCCATTCGGTGTTGGTGGAATAGGGCCGAGACCGTTCGGTTCATTCCCAGGTGGATCTCAATTCGGTCCACAGTTTGACCAAACCCGCCAAGCCAGTAAGAAGGTGGAAAAGAAATCAGTCTAA
- the LOC1278512 gene encoding uncharacterized protein LOC1278512, with the protein MSSRRTAPPPMQQLQPQMSISYGEPEKKPRSKCMSFVCCMWKVFTCIFSHVTLVATVVAYCFLGAFTFEHLEAENERNVKKGISSIRVNLTDAIWKMTNDRPVLHQQNWTSAAIMHLQSFEKEILTAMKKDGWDGNEDVDQIQWTFFGALFYSIIVITTIGYGHIAPKTYMGKISTIFYAILGIPLMLLCLSNIGDIMASSFRFLYWRVCCYVCTREPKRSNSRRSRSSRGTVRQGRSSMRSVQAAGTNLRRSVRNSQRSADSGFDPYYEPGLSHSYSDTDCRYNAAMDDAYYPDNDRSMRQQTKYDTQNPTGPGGIRHQIRGAPNPDAFMNDEYLASSQQIKRPPPGHSRVESMGLDQSQRSLQKPRQFDGQYRKPQGMRAQSLDRRMFRQGSQMIDMDDDSPCKTPILCNKYALDDVDDQDGRSTRPNPRSQSMPRQTGRYGDRLMPDRMPYYTEDNEIAENMQSVRKSAPQRRREPRPVPAPSPRIMSPMGFAVHRQARHLQNVIDDNSLYDDEWDLHSGELPPSSIVRPVPIWLCVFLVVSYIIAGAFMFSEWEEWSFLDSAYFCFITLTTIGFGDFVPAQGVKNDSEISIALCSLYLLFGIALLAMSFNLVQEEVISNVKSVARRLGILKEEELDD; encoded by the exons ATGTCATCTAGGCGTACCGCACCTCCACCAATGCAACAATTGCAGCCGCAAATGTCGATTTCCTATGGTgaaccagaaaaaaaaccgcgcAGCAAATGCAtgtcttttgtttgttgcatGTGGAAGGTGTTTACCTGCATCTTTTCGCATGTAACGCTAGTGGCCACAGTTGTTGCATACTGTTTTCTGGGAGCATTTACTTTCGAACATTTAGAGGCAGAAAATGAACGCAAC GTCAAAAAAGGAATCAGTTCTATTCGTGTCAATCTCACTGATGCTATTTGGAAAATGACTAATGATAGACCAGTTTTGCATCAACAAAATTGGACATCCGCTGCTATTATGCATCTACAG TCTTTCGAAAAAGAAATACTCACAGCCATGAAAAAGGACGGTTGGGATGGAAACGAAGATGTGGATCAAATTCAATGGACATTTTTTGGAGctcttttttattctattaTCGTCATAACAACAATCG GTTATGGTCATATAGCACCCAAAACATACATGGGAAAAATATCAACCATTTTTTATGCCATTTTGGGCATTCCACTCATGTTACTGTGTCTCTCTAACATCGGCGATATTATGGCTAGTTCTTTTAG ATTTTTATATTGGCGAGTATGTTGTTATGTCTGTACGAGAGAACCTAAAAGGTCCAATTCAAGAAGAAGTCGTAGCAGCCGTGGAACCGTCAGGCAAGG GAGAAGTTCTATGAGATCTGTTCAAGCAGCTGGAACAAATTTAAGACGCTCGGTGCGAAATTCTCAACGTTCAGCTGATTCAGGATTTGATCCATACTATGAACCAGGCTTATCTCATTCATATTCGGATACGGATTGCAG GTATAATGCTGCCATGGATGATGCATACTATCCCGATAATGATCGAAGCATGCGACAACAAACGAAGTATGACACTCAAAATCCCACCGGTCCTGGAGGTATACGTCACCAAATCAGAGGTGCTCCCAATCCCGATGCTTTTATGAATGATGAGTATCTCGCAAGTTCACAACAAATAAAGCGTCCACCCCCGGGACATTCCCGTGTCGAATCCATGGGACTCGATCAATCGCAAAGATCGTTACAAAAACCTCGTCAGTTTGATGGGCAATACAGAAAACCACAAG GAATGCGAGCGCAATCCCTTGATCGCCGTATGTTTCGGCAGGGTTCACAAATGATAGACATGGATGATGATTCACCATGTAAAACGCCAATACTGTGTAACAAATATGCGCTTGACGATGTGGATGACCAGGACGGCAGATCGACGAGACCTAATCCACGCAGTCAATCGATGCCACGCCAAACAGGTCGCTATGGTGACCGTTTGATGCCCGATCGGATGCCCTACTATACGGAGGACAACGAGATAGCAGAAAATATGCAATCCGTGCGCAAATCAGCCCCACAACGACGTCGTGAGCCACGTCCCG TGCCAGCACCATCGCCACGTATAATGTCACCGATGGGATTCGCAGTTCATCGCCAAGCCCGCCATCTACAAAATGTGATCGATGATAATTCGCTCTATGATGACGAATGGGATCTCCACAGCGGCGAGCTTCCACCATCCTCCATTGTGCGGCCAGTGCCAATTTGGTTGTGCGTTTTTCTAGTCGTTAGTTATATCATTGCCGGCGCATTTATGTTTTCTGAATGGGAAGAGTGGAGCTTCCTTGATTCTGCATACTTttgtttcataacccttactaCTATAG GTTTTGGTGATTTTGTTCCAGCTCAAGGGGTTAAAAATGATTCAGAAATTTCAATAGCACTCTGTTCTCTCTATCTTCTCTTTGGCATTGCACTTTTGGCCATGAGTTTCAATCTAGTACAAGAAGAAGTGATCTCAAATGTCAAAAGCGTCGCACGAAGACTAGGAATACTTAAGGAAGAAGAATTGGATGATTAA